The sequence GGGAAGAGCCGGGAGATGAGGGTGGTCTCCATGGCGTCGTTGAGGGGGGTGGAGGTGCCGTGGGCGTTGATGTGGTCGACCTCGTCGGCCGCCCAGCCCGCCTGGTCGAGGGCGGCCTGCACCGCGCGCTGGGCGCCGCGCCCGTCGGGGGCCGGGGCGGTGGGGTGGTGGGCGTCCGTGCTGGAGCCGGCCCCGGTGAGCAGGGCGCGGGCCCGGCCGCCCCGGGCCCGGGCCGCCTCCTCGCGCTCCAGGACGAGCATGGCGGCGCCCTCGCCGATCACGAACCCGTCCCGGTCGGCGGCGAACGGCCGGGATGCTGCCGCCGGATCGGCGGTACGGGTGGAGAGCGCGCCCATCCGGGCGAACGCGGTCACCACCAGCGGGGTGAGCACCGACTCGGCGCCCCCGGCCACCACCACGTCGCAGCTCCCGCCGAGCAGCAGATCGCGGGCGACGGCGATCGCGGTGGCCCCGGAGGCGCAGGCGGTGGCGGGCGCGAGGGACGGGCCGCCCGCCTTCAGGGCGATGGCGACCTCGCCCGCCGCCGCGTTGGGGATCATCATCGGGACGAGCAGCGGCGAGACCGCCTCGGGCCCCGAGGCGGCCAGCTTGGCGGCGTTGTCGACCAGGACGGAGACGCCCCCGACGCCGACGCCCAGCACCACGCCGACCCGGCCG is a genomic window of Streptomyces sp. SID8374 containing:
- a CDS encoding beta-ketoacyl-[acyl-carrier-protein] synthase family protein produces the protein MSQSADQGTGAATGTAIAVTGVGLVTPAGADEHSFWEGLCSGHSTARRRPELAGLPVDFACPVDSVDLDEAVGGRSVWRMARFVKLAVVAARQAVADAGLDPAVWDGGRVGVVLGVGVGGVSVLVDNAAKLAASGPEAVSPLLVPMMIPNAAAGEVAIALKAGGPSLAPATACASGATAIAVARDLLLGGSCDVVVAGGAESVLTPLVVTAFARMGALSTRTADPAAASRPFAADRDGFVIGEGAAMLVLEREEAARARGGRARALLTGAGSSTDAHHPTAPAPDGRGAQRAVQAALDQAGWAADEVDHINAHGTSTPLNDAMETTLISRLFPHRPSVTAPKGVVGHTLAAAGAIEAVATVLTLERSLIPPIANLDALPDAFPLDCVVKEPRHQRVERAVSHSFGFGGHNVALAFQRT